From the Pongo pygmaeus isolate AG05252 chromosome X, NHGRI_mPonPyg2-v2.0_pri, whole genome shotgun sequence genome, one window contains:
- the HCFC1 gene encoding host cell factor 1 isoform X6 — MASAVSPANSPAVLLQPRWKRVVGWSGPVPRPRHGHRAVAIKELIVVFGGGNEGIVDELHVYNTATNQWFIPAVRGDIPPGCAAYGFVCDGTRLLVFGGMVEYGKYSNDLYELQASRWEWKRLKAKTPKNGPPPCPRLGHSFSLVGNKCYLFGGLANDSEDPKNNIPRYLNDLYILELRPGSGVVAWDIPITYGVLPPPRESHTAVVYTEKDNKKSKLVIYGGMSGCRLGDLWTLDIDTLTWNKPSLSGVAPLPRSLHSATTIGNKMYVFGGWVPLVMDDVKVATHEKEWKCTNTLACLNLDTMAWETILMDTLEDNIPRARAGHCAVAINTRLYIWSGRDGYRKAWNNQVCCKDLWYLETEKPPPPARVQLVRANTNSLEVSWGAVATADSYLLQLQKYDIPATAATATSPTPNPVPSVPANPPKSPAPAAAAPAVQPLTQVGITLLPQAAPAPPTTTTIQVLPTVPGSSISVPTAARTQGVPAVLKVTGPQATTGTPLVTMRPASQAGKAPVTVTSLPAGVRMVVPTQSAQGTVIGSSPQMSGMAALAAAAAATQKIPPSSAPTVLSVPAGTTIVKTMAVTPGTTTLPATVKVASSPVMVSNPATRMLKTAAAQVGTSVSSATNTSTRPIITVHKSGTVTVAQQAQVVTTVVGGVTKTITLVKSPISVPGGSALISNLGKVMSVVQTKPVQTSAVTGQASTGPVTQIIQTKGPLPAGTILKLVTSADGKPTTIITTTQASGAGTKPTILGISSVSPSTTKPGTTTIIKTIPMSAIITQAGATGVTSSPGIKSPITIITTKVMTSGTGAPAKIITAVPKIATGHGQQGVTQVVLKGAPGQPGTILRTVPMGGVRLVTPVTVSAVKPAVTTLVVKGTTGVTTLGTVTGTVSTSLAGAGGHSTSASLATPITTLGTIATLSSQVINPTAITVSAAQTTLTAAGGLTTPTITMQPVSQPTQVTLITAPSGVEAQPVHDLPVSILASPTTEQPTATVTIADSGQGDVQPGTVTLVCSNPPCETHETGTTNTATTTVVANLGGHSQPTQVQFVCDRQEAAASLVTSTVGQQNGSVVRVCSNPPCETHETGTTNTATTATSNMAGQHGCSNPPCETHETGTTNTATTAMSSVGANHQRDARRACAAGTPAVIRISVATGALEAAQGSKPQCQTRQTSATSTTMTVMATGAPCSAGPLLGPSMAREPGGRGPTFVQLAPLSSKVRLSSPGSKDLPAGRHSHAVNTAAMTRSSMGAGEPRLAPVCESLQSGSPSATVTVTALEALLCPSATVTQVCSNPPCETHETGTTNTATTSNAGSAQRVCSNPPCETHETGTTHTATTATSNGGTGQPEGGQQPPAGRPCETHQTTSTGTTMSVSVGALLPDATSSHRTVESGLEVAAAPSVTLQAGTALLAPFPTQRVCSNPPCETHETGTTHTATTVTSNMSSNQDPPPAASDQGEVESTQGDSVNITSSSAITTVSSTLTRAVTTVTQSTPVPGPSVPPPEELQVSPGPRQQLPPRQLLQSASTALMGESTEVLSASQTPELPAAVDLSSTGEPSSGQESASSAVVATVVVQPPPPTQSEVDQLSLPQELMAEAQAGTTTLMVTGLTPEELAVTAAAEAAAQAAATEEAQALAIQAVLQAAQQAVMAGTGEPMDTSEAAATVTQAELGHLSAEGQEGQATTIPIVLTQQELAALVQQQQLQEAQAQQQHHHLPTEALAPADSLNDPAIESNCLNELAGTVPSTVALLPSTATESLAPSNTFVAPQPVVVASPAKLQAAATLTEVANGIESLGVVSRKPDLPPPPSKAPMKKENQWFDVGVIKGTNVMVTHYFLPPDDAVPSDDDSGTVPDYNQLKKQELQPGTAYKFRVAGINACGRGPFSEISAFKTCLPGFPGAPCAIKISKSPDGAHLTWEPPSVTSGKIIEYSVYLAIQSTQAGGELKSSTPAQLAFMRVYCGPSPSCLVQSSSLSNAHIDYTTKPAIIFRIAARNEKGYGPATQVRWLQETSKDSSGTKPANKRPMSSPEMKSAPKKSKADGQ, encoded by the exons ATGGCTTCGGCCGTGTCGCCCGCCAACTCGCCAGCGGTGCTCCTGCAGCCCCGCTGGAAGCGAGTGGTGGGCTGGTCGGGTCCGGTGCCACGGCCCCGCCACGGCCACCGCGCCGTGGCCATCAAGGAGCTCATCGTAGTGTTTGGCGGCGGCAACGAGGGAATAGTGGACGAACTGCACGTGTACAACACGG CAACCAACCAGTGGTTCATCCCAGCCGTGAGGGGGGACATTCCCCCTGGGTGTGCAGCCTATGGCTTCGTGTGTGACGGGACTCGCCTCCTGGTGTTTGGCGGGATGGTGGAGTATGGGAAATACAGCAATGACCTCTATGAGCTCCAG GCGAGCCGGTGGGAGTGGAAGAGACTCAAAGCAAAGACGCCCAAAAACGGGCCCCCTCCGTGTCCTCGACTCGGGCACAGCTTCTCCCTTGTGGGCAACAAATGCTACCTGTTTGGGGGTCTGGCCAATGATAGCGAGGACCCAAAGAACAACATTCCGAG GTACCTGAATGACTTATATATCCTGGAATTACGGCCAGGCTCCGGAGTGGTAGCCTGGGACATTCCTATCACTTACGGGGTCCTACCACCACCCCGGGAGTCACATACTGCCGTGGTCTACACCGAAAAAGACAACAAGAAGTCCAAGCTGGTGATCTACGGTGGGATGAGTGGCTGCAGGCTGGGGGACCTGTGGACCCTAGATATTG ACACCCTGACGTGGAATAAGCCCAGTCTCAGCGGGGTGGCGCCTCTTCCTCGCAGTCTCCACTCGGCAACCACCATCGGAAATAA AATGTACGTGTTTGGTGGCTGGGTGCCTCTCGTCATGGATGACGTCAAAGTGGCCACACACGAGAAGGAGTGGAAGTGTACCAACACGCTGGCTTGTCTCAACCTGG ATACCATGGCCTGGGAGACCATCCTGATGGATACACTGGAGGACAACATCCCCCGCGCTCGGGCTGGCCACTGCGCAGTCGCCATCAACACCCGCCTGTACATTTGGAGTGGGCGTGACGGCTACCGCAAGGCCTGGAACAACCAGGTCTGCTGCAAGGACCTCTGGTACCTAGAGACAG AaaagccaccacccccagcccgaGTACAACTGGTACGCGCCAACACCAACTCCCTGGAGGTGAGCTGGGGGGCAGTGGCAACAGCCGACAGCTACCTTCTCCAGCTCCAGAAATATGACATTCCTGCCACGGCTGCTACTGCCACCTCCCCTACACCCAATCCGGTCCCATCTGTGCCTGCCAACCCTCCCAAGAGCCCTGCCCCAGCAGCAGCCGCACCTGCTGTGCAGCCGCTGACCCAAGTAGGCATCACGCTCCTGCCCCAGGCTGCCCCCGCACCCccgaccaccaccaccatccaggTCTTGCCGACGGTGCCTGGCAGCTCCATTTCTGTGCCCACCGCAGCCAGGACTCAAG GTGTCCCTGCTGTTCTCAAAGTGACCGGTCCTCAGGCTACAACAGGAACTCCATTGGTCACCATGCGACCTGCCAGCCAGGCTGGGAAAGCCCCTGTCACCGTGACCTCCCTGCCCGCCGGAGTGCGGATGGTTGTGCCAACGCAGAGTGCCCAGGGAACG GTGATTGGCAGTAGCCCACAGATGAGTGGGATGGCCGCGCTGGCCGCTGCGGCCGCTGCCACCCAGAAGATCCCCCCTTCCTCGGCACCCACGGTGCTGAGTGTCCCAGCGGGTACCACCATCGTGAAGACCATGGCTGTGACACCTGGCACTACCACCCTCCCAGCCACTGTGAAGGTGGCCTCCTCGCCAGTCATG GTGAGCAACCCTGCCACTCGCATGCTGAAGACTGCAGCCGCCCAGGTGGGGACATCGGTTTCCTCCGCCACCAACACGTCTACCCGCCCTATCATCACAGTGCACAAGTCAGGCACTGTGACAGTGGCCCAGCAAGCCCAGGTGGTGACCACAGTCGTGGGCGGGGTCACCAAGACCATCACCCTGGTGAAGAGCCCTATCTCTGTCCCAGGAGGCAGCGCTCTG ATTTCCAATCTGGGCAAAGTGATGTCGGTGGTCCAGACCAAACCAGTTCAGACTTCAGCGGTCACAGGCCAGGCGTCCACGGGTCCTGTGACTCAGATCATCCAG ACCAAAGGGCCCCTGCCAGCGGGAACAATCCTGAAGCTGGTGACCTCAGCAGATGGCAAgcccaccaccatcatcactaccacgcAGGCCAGTGGGGCGGGGACCAAGCCCACCATCCTGGGCATCAGCAGCGTCTCCCCCAGTACCACCAAGCCCGGCACGACCACCATCATCAAAACCATCCCCATGTCGGCCATCATCACCCAGGCGGGTGCCACGG GTGTGACCAGCAGTCCTGGCATCAAGTcccccatcaccatcatcaccaccaagGTGATGACTTCAGGAACTGGAGCACCTGCCAAAATCATCACTGCTGTCCCCAAAATTGCCACTGGCCACGGGCAGCAGGGAGTGACCCAG GTGGTGCTTAAGGGGGCCCCGGGACAGCCAGGCACCATCCTCCGCACTGTGCCCATGGGGGGTGTTCGCCTGGTCACACCTGTCACCGTCTCCGCCGTCAAGCCAGCCGTCACCACGTTGGTTGTGAAAGGCACCACAG GTGTCACAACCCTAGGCACAGTGACAGGCACCGTCTCCACCAGCCTTGCCGGGGCAGGGGGCCACAGCACCAGTGCTTCCCTGGCCACGCCCATCACCACCTTGGGCACCATCGCCACCCTCTCAAGCCAGGTGATCAACCCCACTGCCATCACTGTGTCGGCCGCACAGACCACGCTGACAGCGGCAGGCGGGCTCACGACCCCGACCATCACCATGCAG CCCGTGTCCCAGCCCACCCAGGTAACTCTGATCACGGCACCTAGTGGGGTGGAGGCCCAGCCTGTGCATGACCTCCCTGTGTCCATCCTGGCCTCCCCAACTACAGAGCAGCCTACCGCCACAGTTACCATCGCCGACTCAGGCCAGGGTGATGTGCAGCCTGGCACTGTCACCTTGGTGTGCTCCAACCCCCCCTGTGAGACCCACGAGACTGGCACCACCAACACGGCCACCACCACTGTTGTGGCTAACCTTGGGGGACACTCCCAGCCCACCCAAGTGCAGTTCGTCTGTGACAGACAGGAGGCAGCTGCTTCTCTTGTGACCTCGACTGTGGGGCAGCAGAATGGTAGCGTGGTCCGAGTCTGTTCGAACCCACCCTGCGAGACTCACGAGACGGGCACCACCAACACCGCCACCACCGCCACCTCCAACATGGCCGGGCAGCATGGCTGCTCAAACCCACCCTGCGAGACCCACGAGACGGGCACCACCAACACTGCCACTACAGCCATGTCGAGCGTCGGCGCCAACCACCAGCGAGATGCCCGTCGGGCCTGTGCAGCTGGCACCCCTGCTGTGATCCGGATCAGTGTGGCCACTGGGGCGCTGGAGGCAGCCCAGGGCTCTAAGCCCCAGTGCCAAACCCGCCAGACCAGCGCGACCAGCACCACCATGACTGTGATGGCCACTGGGGCCCCGTGCTCGGCTGGCCCACTCCTTGGGCCAAGCATGGCACGGGAGCCCGGGGGCCGCGGCCCTACTTTTGTGCAGTTGGCCCCTCTGAGCAGCAAAGTCAGGCTGAGCAGCCCAGGCAGCAAGGACCTGCCCGCGGGGCGCCACAGCCATGCGGTCAACACCGCTGCCATGACCCGTTCCAGCATGGGTGCTGGGGAGCCCCGCTTGGCACCTGTGTGCGAGAGCCTCCAGAGTGGCTCGCCCAGCGCCACAGTGACTGTGACAGCCCTGGAGGCACTGCTGTGTCCCTCGGCCACCGTGACCCAAGTCTGCTCCAACCCACCATGTGAGACCCACGAGACAGGCACCACCAACACCGCCACTACCTCGAATGCAGGCAGCGCCCAGAGGGTGTGCTCCAACCCGCCATGCGAGACCCACGAGACGGGCACCACCCACACGGCCACCACCGCCACTTCAAACGGGGGCACGGGCCAGCCCGAGGGTGGGCAGCAGCCGCCTGCTGGTCGCCCCTGTGAGACACACCAGACCACTTCTACTGGCACCACCATGTCGGTCAGCGTGGGTGCCCTGCTTCCCGACGCCACTTCTTCCCACAGGACCGTGGAGTCTGGCCTAGAGGTGGCGGCGGCACCCAGCGTCACCCTCCAGGCTGGCACTGCGCTGCTGGCTCCTTTCCCAACACAGAGGGTGTGCTCCAACCCGCCCTGTGAGACCCACGAGACGGGCACCACTCACACGGCCACCACTGTCACTTCCAACATGAGTTCAAACCAAG ACCCCCCACCTGCTGCCAGTGATCAGGGAGAGGTGGAGAGCACCCAGGGCGACAGCGTGAACATCACCAGCTCCAGTGCCATCACAACTGTGTCCTCCACACTGACGCGGGCTGTGACCACCGTGACGCAGTCCACACCGGTCCCGGGCCCCTCCGTGCCG CCCCCAGAGGAACTCCAGGTGTCGCCAGGGCCTCGCCAGCAGCTGCCGCCACGGCAGCTTCTGCAGTCGGCTTCCACAGCCCTGATGGGGGAGTCCACCGAGGTCCTGTCAGCCTCCCAGACCCCTGAGCTCCCGGCCGCCGTGGATCTGAGCAGCACAGGGGAGCCATCTTCGGGCCAGGAGTCTGCCAGCTCTGCGGTGGTGGCCACTGTGGTGGTCCAGCCACCCCCACCCACGCAGTCCGAAGTAGACCAGTTATCACTTCCCCAAGAGCTAATGGCTGAGGCCCAAGCCGGCACCACCACCCTCATGGTAACGGGGCTCACCCCCGAGGAGCTGGCAGTGACTGCTGCTGCAGAAgcagctgcccaggctgcagctaCGGAGGAAGCCCAGGCCCTGGCCATCCAGGCAGTGCTCCAGGCCGCGCAGCAGGCCGTCATGG CAGGCACCGGTGAGCCCATGGACACCTCCGAGGCAGCAGCAACCGTGACTCAGGCGGAGCTGGGGCACCTGTCGGCTGAGGGTCAGGAGGGCCAGGCCACCACCATCCCCATTGTGCTGACACAGCAGGAGCTGGCTGCCCtggtgcagcagcagcagctgcaggaggcccaggcccagcagcagcatcaccaccTCCCCACTGAGGCCCTGGCCCCTGCCGACAGTCTCAACGACCCGGCCATTGAGAGCAATTGCCTCAATGAGCTGGCCGGCACGGTCCCCAGCACTGTGGCGCTGCTGCCCTCAACGGCCACTGAGA GCCTGGCTCCATCCAACACATTTGTGGCCCCCCAGCCGGTTGTGGTAGCCAGCCCAGCCAAGCTGCAGGCTGCAGCTACCCTGACTGAAGTGGCCAATGGCATCGAGTCCCTGGGTGTGGTGAGTCGG AAGCCAGACCTGCCGCCCCCACCCAGCAAAGCCCCCATGAAGAAGGAAAACCAGTGGTTTGATGTAGGGGTCATTAAGGGCACCAATGTAATGGTGACACACTATTTCCTGCCACCAGATGATGCTGTCCCATCAGAC